In the Prochlorococcus sp. MIT 1307 genome, one interval contains:
- a CDS encoding RNA methyltransferase: MRQETKIILVEPSGPLNIGSVARLCENFGIKELRLVAPRCNSKDKEAIKMAVRGRRLLENAPTYSCLLDAISDCQRVIATCGRIDHGSIPLCPPEEALTWGLDTRDESPIALVFGREDRGLTNKELQLAQKVLTLKTITNYQSINLSHAVAIVLHELERIEAKSLIPETKKVHFNDPAYPIEIYNCLNDAEALLLEIGFLYEHTAKARMSKISALLQRAEVRPEEIALIRGIFRQMRWAMRNRNS, from the coding sequence GTGCGGCAAGAAACAAAAATAATTCTTGTAGAGCCTTCTGGGCCTTTAAATATAGGCAGTGTGGCTAGACTCTGTGAAAATTTTGGCATAAAAGAGCTACGATTAGTAGCCCCTAGATGTAACTCTAAAGATAAAGAAGCCATCAAGATGGCCGTCAGAGGAAGAAGATTACTTGAAAATGCACCAACGTATTCTTGCCTTCTCGATGCAATATCAGATTGCCAGCGTGTAATTGCTACATGTGGCCGAATTGATCATGGATCAATACCATTATGCCCTCCAGAAGAAGCTCTTACCTGGGGTCTGGATACAAGAGATGAATCTCCTATTGCTTTAGTTTTCGGGAGAGAAGACCGAGGTCTCACTAATAAAGAACTACAGCTTGCCCAAAAAGTATTAACACTAAAAACCATAACTAACTATCAATCAATCAATCTCTCTCATGCAGTAGCAATTGTTCTACATGAATTAGAACGGATTGAGGCAAAAAGCTTAATTCCCGAAACAAAAAAAGTACACTTTAATGACCCTGCATACCCTATAGAAATATATAATTGTCTAAATGATGCAGAAGCCCTTCTACTTGAAATTGGATTTTTATATGAACATACAGCAAAAGCTCGTATGTCAAAAATAAGTGCATTGCTTCAAAGAGCTGAGGTTCGACCAGAAGAGATTGCTTTAATCAGAGGTATTTTTCGGCAAATGCGCTGGGCCATGAGAAATCGAAACTCGTAG
- the petG gene encoding cytochrome b6-f complex subunit V, which yields MIEPLLLGIVMGLVPITILGLFVSAWNQYRRDGSMGG from the coding sequence ATGATTGAACCACTGCTTCTTGGAATTGTTATGGGCTTAGTCCCTATAACCATTCTGGGCCTCTTCGTTTCAGCATGGAATCAGTATCGACGAGATGGGTCGATGGGGGGCTGA
- a CDS encoding ABC transporter substrate-binding protein, with product MCILFSQTACKPNRLRERIIVASAGKITSLDPAQANTFHALQLISALGDTLYKVDINGNLIPSLASRMPEISEEGLTISIHLRKDVLFHDGTQFNSEAMAFSIKRFMRIGTLSYVMGGRISSIETPDPYLIRLRLTRPSSSLRGLLSSINLTPLSPKAYANHKDKFLNDNFVGTGPYQLKSFRQQQQRLEPFEGYWNKLPENSGIDFISLKSSTSLYGALRSGEIDVLLSNSIDEDQRISLNKMSEEGYLNKGEGAPIEIGFVTFKSNASPLNSQNLRKALLHSLDREAISERVSYGLREPLRGLVPPNLKPKKNSPWPSYNPKFAKDLFKKEGYCGKKKLELPLTFRSNVPADKLMALTWQAQVNQDLSDCLKIHLNSVESTTIYRQLGEGAFQAVILDWRGTYPDPEAYLSPLLSCNKSKGTICEEGEAVMSGSFWTTPSLENALKRSDVLTGANRVQKLTEIEEIAANGAAYLPFWIVKPRAWTQVHLAKPEFDGNGQVLIERLRSIKQ from the coding sequence ATATGCATTCTTTTTAGTCAAACTGCCTGCAAGCCAAATCGCCTTAGAGAAAGAATAATTGTTGCAAGCGCAGGTAAAATCACCTCTCTAGATCCCGCACAAGCAAATACTTTCCATGCTCTCCAGCTTATAAGTGCTTTGGGCGATACGCTCTACAAAGTTGATATTAATGGGAACCTCATTCCAAGCCTAGCTAGCAGAATGCCTGAAATAAGTGAAGAAGGACTAACCATTTCTATCCATCTCAGAAAAGATGTTCTTTTTCACGATGGGACCCAGTTCAATTCAGAGGCAATGGCCTTCAGTATTAAACGCTTCATGAGAATAGGCACTCTAAGTTATGTGATGGGTGGACGAATATCGTCTATAGAAACTCCAGATCCATACTTAATTCGACTAAGGCTTACAAGGCCCTCAAGCTCACTTCGAGGATTGTTATCTTCTATCAACCTAACACCCCTATCTCCAAAAGCATATGCAAATCATAAAGATAAGTTCCTCAATGACAACTTCGTAGGAACAGGACCCTACCAACTAAAAAGTTTCAGACAACAACAACAACGTCTGGAACCATTCGAAGGCTATTGGAACAAGCTTCCTGAAAACTCAGGAATAGATTTCATCAGTTTAAAGAGTTCAACATCGCTTTATGGAGCTCTTCGAAGTGGCGAGATAGATGTTCTATTATCCAACTCTATAGATGAAGATCAGCGCATATCATTAAACAAAATGTCGGAAGAAGGTTATTTAAATAAAGGGGAAGGTGCTCCTATTGAAATTGGATTTGTTACCTTTAAAAGTAATGCTTCCCCACTTAATAGTCAAAACCTAAGGAAAGCCCTTTTACATAGTTTAGATAGAGAGGCAATCAGTGAAAGAGTTAGCTATGGACTTAGAGAACCCTTGAGAGGGTTAGTCCCACCAAACTTGAAACCAAAAAAGAACTCGCCTTGGCCAAGTTATAACCCAAAGTTTGCGAAAGACCTTTTCAAAAAAGAGGGTTACTGTGGAAAGAAAAAGCTTGAACTCCCATTAACTTTCAGGTCAAATGTTCCAGCCGACAAGTTGATGGCACTTACTTGGCAGGCCCAAGTGAATCAGGACCTCTCTGATTGCCTAAAGATCCATTTAAATAGTGTTGAATCAACAACGATTTACCGTCAACTGGGAGAAGGAGCTTTCCAAGCGGTAATTCTTGATTGGCGAGGCACTTATCCTGATCCAGAGGCATACCTCTCTCCCTTGCTTAGCTGCAACAAAAGCAAGGGAACCATTTGTGAAGAAGGAGAAGCTGTAATGAGTGGAAGTTTCTGGACGACACCTTCACTAGAAAATGCATTAAAGAGAAGTGATGTACTTACAGGCGCAAATCGAGTCCAAAAACTCACCGAAATTGAAGAAATTGCAGCAAATGGTGCAGCTTATTTACCCTTTTGGATTGTAAAACCTAGAGCTTGGACTCAAGTCCATTTAGCAAAGCCTGAATTCGATGGAAATGGGCAAGTCTTAATTGAGCGTCTTAGATCAATTAAACAATGA
- the bchI gene encoding magnesium chelatase ATPase subunit I — MSSPTKRRDFPFTAVIGQEEMKLALLLNVIDPRIGGVMIMGDRGTGKSTTIRALADLLPDLDVVAGDPYNSSPIDPDLQSSEVRELIENGESPTTEEKQVPMVDLPLGATEDRLCGTIDIEKALSDGVRAFEPGLLAKANRGLLYVDEVNLLDDHLVDVLLDSAASGWNTVEREGISVRHPARFVLIGSGNPEEGELRPQLLDRFGMSVEVRTVRNPELRVQVVDQRTAFDSDPDSFAIATKEKQDALQKKVVAAQEILQEVNIDDDLRLRISAVCGELDVDGLRGDIVTNRAARALAAFENRKEVSEEDVARVISCSLRHRLRKDPLEQVDSGDRVIKAFCKIFERNEDTNPNEFELALAE; from the coding sequence GTGAGTTCACCCACGAAGCGCAGGGACTTTCCCTTCACTGCAGTGATTGGGCAAGAAGAGATGAAGCTGGCCCTTCTGCTCAATGTCATAGATCCCCGGATTGGGGGGGTAATGATCATGGGAGATCGTGGTACCGGAAAATCAACAACAATCCGTGCACTAGCAGACTTACTCCCAGACCTTGATGTAGTAGCTGGAGACCCATATAACAGCTCCCCAATTGATCCAGACCTTCAAAGCAGTGAAGTTCGCGAGCTTATAGAAAATGGTGAAAGTCCTACCACTGAAGAGAAGCAAGTCCCAATGGTTGATTTACCACTTGGTGCGACTGAGGATCGTCTTTGTGGAACTATTGACATCGAAAAAGCCTTGAGCGATGGAGTAAGAGCCTTTGAACCAGGACTACTAGCCAAAGCAAATAGAGGATTGCTTTACGTTGATGAAGTCAACCTTCTTGATGATCATCTTGTAGATGTTCTACTAGATTCTGCTGCTTCTGGATGGAATACTGTTGAGCGAGAGGGTATTTCAGTAAGGCATCCAGCAAGGTTTGTACTTATTGGCTCTGGGAACCCTGAGGAAGGAGAGCTTCGCCCTCAACTACTAGACCGTTTTGGGATGAGCGTCGAAGTTCGAACCGTTAGGAATCCTGAACTAAGAGTTCAAGTTGTAGACCAGCGCACAGCCTTTGATAGTGATCCAGACTCCTTTGCTATAGCAACTAAAGAGAAGCAAGATGCACTACAAAAGAAGGTGGTTGCAGCACAAGAAATCCTCCAAGAAGTCAATATTGACGATGATCTACGCCTACGAATATCTGCAGTATGTGGAGAGTTAGATGTAGATGGACTACGTGGAGATATTGTCACAAATAGAGCTGCTAGAGCATTAGCAGCATTTGAGAATAGGAAAGAAGTCTCTGAAGAAGATGTCGCGCGAGTAATTTCATGCTCTTTAAGACATAGACTTCGAAAAGACCCTTTAGAGCAAGTTGATTCAGGGGATCGAGTAATTAAAGCGTTTTGTAAGATCTTCGAAAGAAACGAAGACACTAATCCGAATGAGTTCGAACTTGCTCTAGCGGAGTAA
- a CDS encoding homoserine dehydrogenase, with protein MGKKIGIGLLGLGTVGAGVANIIQNPNGRNPLVAEIELVRVAVRDINRPRAASISSSLLTQNPLEVVDDPSVDVVVEVMGGIEPARTLIKRAIAAGKSVVTANKAVIARHGEEISAAANAAGVYVLIEAAVGGGIPIIEPLKQSLGGNKINKVSGIINGTTNFILSRITKEGASYSDVLKEAQKLGYAESDPAADVEGFDAADKIAILSGLAFGGPINRESIPVQGISGLNNLDVDYAKKLGYGVKLLAVAERLEKQNIDLKSIPLAVWVQPTLVPEDHPLAGVNGVNNAILVEGDPIGKVMFYGPGAGAGPTASAVVADILNIAGIRTIETTTNHLDPLLAANRWRNCHVVEPSDIIQKHYLRLRTEDSPGVIGRIGSVFGSNGVSIQSIVQFDSNEAGAEIVVITHEVKKGQITSSLNSIKTLAGVKGLSAEMVCI; from the coding sequence ATGGGGAAAAAGATTGGGATAGGTCTACTAGGACTTGGAACGGTAGGTGCAGGTGTCGCAAATATCATTCAGAATCCAAATGGGCGTAATCCTCTAGTAGCAGAAATTGAATTAGTTCGTGTGGCCGTTAGGGATATAAATCGACCTCGTGCTGCTTCGATCTCATCATCTTTACTAACTCAAAATCCTTTAGAAGTTGTAGATGACCCATCTGTAGATGTTGTAGTTGAAGTAATGGGTGGAATAGAGCCTGCACGAACATTAATTAAACGAGCCATTGCGGCTGGAAAATCAGTAGTAACAGCCAACAAAGCTGTTATTGCTCGTCATGGGGAAGAAATTTCTGCTGCTGCAAATGCAGCAGGTGTTTATGTATTAATTGAAGCCGCAGTTGGAGGAGGGATCCCAATCATTGAACCCCTCAAGCAATCTCTTGGAGGCAACAAGATCAACAAAGTAAGTGGAATTATTAATGGAACCACAAACTTCATTCTCAGCCGAATCACAAAAGAAGGAGCTTCTTACAGCGATGTACTAAAAGAAGCCCAAAAACTTGGATACGCTGAATCAGACCCCGCAGCAGATGTTGAAGGTTTTGATGCTGCTGACAAGATTGCAATATTAAGTGGATTGGCCTTTGGGGGACCAATAAACCGTGAAAGTATCCCTGTACAAGGAATATCTGGTTTAAATAATTTAGATGTTGATTATGCTAAAAAATTGGGCTATGGAGTAAAACTTCTTGCAGTAGCAGAGCGACTAGAAAAACAAAATATTGACCTTAAATCAATTCCTTTAGCTGTTTGGGTGCAACCTACGCTTGTACCAGAAGATCATCCTTTGGCGGGTGTTAATGGAGTAAATAATGCGATTTTGGTGGAAGGTGATCCAATAGGAAAAGTCATGTTTTATGGTCCTGGAGCAGGTGCTGGGCCTACTGCATCAGCGGTTGTAGCAGATATACTAAATATTGCTGGTATACGAACAATTGAAACCACTACCAATCATCTTGATCCTCTACTAGCAGCAAATCGCTGGAGAAATTGTCATGTCGTAGAACCGAGCGACATCATTCAAAAGCATTACCTACGTCTAAGGACAGAGGACAGTCCCGGGGTAATTGGGCGCATCGGTAGTGTATTTGGCAGCAATGGAGTCTCAATTCAATCAATTGTCCAATTCGATTCAAATGAAGCAGGTGCTGAGATTGTTGTTATTACTCATGAAGTAAAGAAAGGGCAAATAACATCTTCTCTTAATTCAATAAAAACTCTCGCAGGTGTCAAAGGGCTATCAGCCGAAATGGTTTGCATATAA
- the trxA gene encoding thioredoxin, with product MSSAAAVTDSSFEQEVLQSDVPVLVDFWAPWCGPCRMVAPIVEEISKEFEGKIKVFKLNTDENPNVASQYGIRSIPTLMVFKGGQKVDTVVGAVPKATLSGTISKYL from the coding sequence ATGTCCAGCGCTGCTGCAGTCACTGATTCTTCTTTCGAACAAGAGGTACTCCAAAGTGATGTACCTGTATTAGTTGATTTCTGGGCTCCCTGGTGTGGACCATGCAGGATGGTTGCCCCCATCGTGGAAGAAATTTCCAAAGAATTTGAGGGGAAAATAAAAGTCTTTAAACTCAATACTGACGAGAATCCCAATGTGGCAAGCCAATACGGCATCCGCAGTATCCCCACACTGATGGTTTTCAAGGGTGGGCAAAAAGTTGACACTGTTGTTGGTGCTGTTCCAAAAGCCACACTTTCAGGGACAATTTCAAAATACCTTTAA
- the ruvC gene encoding crossover junction endodeoxyribonuclease RuvC: protein MRILGIDPGLARVGYGIVEASVNKKQMLDCGIISTNPQQTEGERMVEIAHDLRKLIRKWEPSLAVVEKFFFYRSSTTISVVQARGVVIMTLTRFQIPILEFPPMQIKLAVAGSGKANKDDVLIAVMRELNLIKPPRPDDAADALAIALTGWYQAGNGS, encoded by the coding sequence TTGCGTATCCTCGGTATAGATCCAGGACTTGCAAGAGTTGGCTATGGAATAGTCGAAGCAAGTGTGAATAAAAAACAAATGTTGGATTGCGGAATTATATCTACTAATCCTCAACAAACAGAAGGAGAAAGGATGGTTGAAATAGCGCATGACCTTAGAAAACTAATACGTAAATGGGAACCATCATTAGCTGTTGTAGAAAAATTCTTCTTCTATCGTTCAAGTACAACTATTAGTGTTGTGCAAGCAAGAGGTGTGGTAATTATGACTCTCACACGATTTCAAATTCCCATTTTGGAATTTCCTCCAATGCAAATTAAACTTGCTGTTGCAGGATCAGGCAAAGCCAATAAAGATGATGTATTAATTGCAGTCATGCGTGAACTCAATTTAATTAAGCCACCTCGTCCCGATGATGCAGCGGATGCTTTAGCAATAGCTCTTACTGGTTGGTACCAAGCAGGAAATGGCTCATGA
- a CDS encoding ABC transporter permease has translation MNRGRALLQYCATRLALAPLMLWLIASMVFILLRIAPGDPVDAVLGSRASEVAQAALRAKLGLDQPLFNQYLDFINNLSHGDLGNALVNQEPVREIIQQALPASLELGISALILAATIGIGIGFSGISRKGSKVDLAGRLYGISTYALPPFWAAMLVQLFFAVILGWLPVGGRFPPSMLQPEGTGFLIFDSLAKQNWSALKGAIRHLILPATTLGILLSGIFSRALRINLARILESDHIEAARSRGINETQVLLKHALPNALLPVLTIAGITVASLIGGALLIEITFSWPGIAMRLKEAIDQRDYPVVQGIVVVVAGLVVLVSIIVDILVAAIDPRIRY, from the coding sequence ATGAACAGAGGGAGAGCACTACTTCAGTACTGCGCAACCAGATTGGCATTAGCTCCACTCATGTTGTGGCTAATAGCTAGCATGGTTTTTATATTGTTGAGAATCGCTCCAGGCGACCCAGTAGATGCAGTTCTTGGGAGCCGTGCTAGCGAAGTAGCTCAAGCAGCTCTAAGAGCAAAACTTGGGTTAGATCAACCACTATTTAATCAATATCTAGATTTTATTAATAACTTAAGCCATGGGGATTTAGGTAATGCGCTAGTCAATCAAGAACCTGTAAGAGAAATAATCCAGCAGGCTTTACCTGCGAGCCTTGAGCTTGGAATTAGTGCTCTAATTTTAGCTGCCACAATAGGCATCGGTATTGGGTTTAGTGGAATCTCCAGAAAAGGCAGCAAGGTCGACTTGGCTGGACGCTTATACGGGATAAGCACCTACGCATTACCTCCATTCTGGGCCGCAATGCTTGTGCAATTATTTTTTGCAGTAATCCTAGGATGGCTTCCTGTTGGAGGACGTTTCCCTCCAAGCATGCTCCAACCAGAGGGAACTGGATTTTTAATTTTTGATAGTCTTGCAAAACAAAACTGGTCAGCACTCAAAGGCGCCATCAGACATTTAATACTTCCTGCTACAACACTTGGAATACTTCTAAGCGGGATTTTCAGCCGTGCCTTAAGAATCAACTTGGCCCGAATATTAGAATCAGATCATATAGAAGCTGCAAGAAGTAGAGGAATTAATGAAACTCAAGTGCTGTTAAAACACGCACTGCCAAATGCTCTACTACCAGTTCTAACAATTGCAGGAATCACAGTAGCTTCTCTGATTGGAGGAGCACTACTAATTGAAATAACCTTCTCATGGCCTGGAATAGCAATGAGGCTAAAAGAAGCAATAGATCAAAGAGATTACCCAGTAGTTCAAGGTATTGTTGTTGTTGTCGCTGGATTAGTAGTTCTTGTAAGCATAATTGTAGATATCTTAGTTGCAGCTATTGATCCTAGAATCCGCTATTAA
- the hisH gene encoding imidazole glycerol phosphate synthase subunit HisH, whose protein sequence is MLTRLGLIDYGMGNLHSVQKAFQRLELTLKVVRSPEELSDVDALVLPGVGSFDPAMDQLNQTKLIPHLRLWVEENKPLLGICLGLQLLFESSDEGDQAGLGLLKGHVSKLPSNQGERVPHMGWSLLNQQKSCPLLNTKERNNWMYFVHSYSAIPKDKSDLAATTQFGESNVTAIVWKGRLGACQFHPEKSARSGQNLLKKWVKWLEVGAPSFK, encoded by the coding sequence GTGCTAACTCGCCTTGGCCTTATCGATTACGGCATGGGGAACCTGCACTCAGTCCAGAAGGCCTTTCAACGACTTGAATTAACTTTAAAGGTAGTTCGAAGTCCAGAAGAACTTTCAGATGTTGATGCTCTAGTCCTGCCAGGTGTTGGTTCCTTTGATCCTGCAATGGATCAATTAAACCAAACAAAATTAATCCCACACTTAAGATTATGGGTCGAAGAAAATAAACCCCTTTTAGGTATTTGTCTCGGTCTACAATTACTTTTTGAATCCAGTGATGAGGGAGATCAAGCAGGGTTAGGACTACTTAAAGGCCACGTTAGTAAATTACCCTCAAACCAAGGGGAAAGAGTTCCTCATATGGGATGGTCTCTGCTAAATCAACAAAAAAGTTGCCCATTACTTAATACAAAAGAACGAAATAATTGGATGTATTTTGTCCACTCATACTCTGCTATTCCTAAAGACAAGTCTGATTTAGCAGCAACAACCCAATTTGGGGAAAGTAATGTAACAGCAATTGTTTGGAAAGGTAGGTTGGGTGCATGTCAATTTCATCCAGAAAAATCCGCAAGGTCTGGACAAAATTTATTAAAGAAATGGGTTAAATGGCTAGAGGTTGGAGCCCCCTCTTTCAAGTGA
- a CDS encoding cytochrome c, whose amino-acid sequence MTDPSSTAASQKENDIRSMLKKGISICLGIASLVVGLWLFGIFDSDPYVKTTLALQGSMETGEKLFRVNCVGCHGISAQGLLGPDLHEVSLHLSEKEIINQVIQGKTPPMPRFQMEPQQMSDLLVYLHSLN is encoded by the coding sequence GTGACGGATCCGTCATCAACTGCTGCCAGCCAAAAAGAAAACGACATCAGATCTATGCTTAAAAAAGGCATATCAATCTGCCTCGGGATAGCTTCACTAGTTGTTGGGTTATGGCTTTTTGGAATATTTGACAGTGACCCATACGTAAAGACCACTCTTGCGCTTCAAGGATCCATGGAGACAGGTGAAAAGCTCTTTAGAGTCAATTGTGTAGGTTGCCATGGCATCTCCGCTCAAGGGCTGTTAGGACCAGACCTCCATGAAGTCAGCTTGCATTTAAGTGAAAAGGAAATAATCAACCAAGTCATACAAGGAAAAACTCCCCCAATGCCACGCTTCCAAATGGAACCTCAACAAATGTCAGACTTATTGGTTTATTTACACTCTCTTAATTAA
- a CDS encoding 5-formyltetrahydrofolate cyclo-ligase: protein MVDNSLKKIYRANFMKIRQKALPLVEEAIIQGVNKEIEKLLSIKKLQGYLGLYWPLKNEIDLRDLKVNYKIPIALPASNKEGHLTYHPWENSPLKKDFHGIPAPLDQPILKAKDLGLLIVPALAIDQDGYRLGYGGGFFDRLRAKADWHSIPAVVVLPKACVSQDSLPKDSWDIPFDGWINEDGYFGPILNRHP, encoded by the coding sequence ATGGTTGATAACAGCTTAAAAAAAATATATCGAGCTAATTTCATGAAAATACGACAAAAAGCTCTGCCTCTAGTAGAAGAAGCGATCATACAAGGAGTCAATAAAGAGATAGAGAAGCTCCTAAGCATTAAAAAACTTCAAGGCTATTTAGGGCTTTACTGGCCTTTAAAAAATGAAATTGATCTAAGAGATTTAAAAGTAAATTACAAGATCCCAATAGCACTGCCAGCTAGCAATAAAGAAGGTCATCTGACCTACCACCCCTGGGAGAACAGCCCTCTAAAGAAAGATTTTCATGGAATACCTGCTCCACTAGACCAACCAATACTTAAGGCGAAGGACCTAGGTCTATTAATTGTTCCTGCTCTTGCTATTGATCAAGACGGCTATCGTCTTGGCTATGGAGGTGGCTTCTTTGACCGTCTTAGAGCAAAAGCAGATTGGCATTCAATCCCAGCAGTAGTAGTTTTACCAAAAGCTTGTGTTTCCCAAGACTCTTTACCAAAAGATTCTTGGGATATTCCTTTTGATGGCTGGATAAATGAAGATGGCTATTTCGGCCCCATACTTAATAGACACCCTTAG
- a CDS encoding serine hydrolase, producing MKRNRASRKDSTFTRPLKLCTQLALLGLGLGVIVGSTIRTIALQEKDSQLISLSWFSRNQISFPSIFKFEAINSQTREKKILKPNPSLRKTEISSLSQRWRKLASSERDLEASGFIIFLDDKRFAQLSPNTELPAASTIKIPILLVALKMIDKGQLNWNEKLELNKSVLGSGAGWMAYQPLGKFFPIHEVATEMIRVSDNTATNLLIQRIGGIQILNQQFNELGLYSTEVKNLLPDLEGTNTTSVKDLTRALAIVDGGEVLKPRTRDLFREVMGTSRTNQLLPGGLLRGLGIEKKEIDYQLLLKGYRVYNKTGDIGITYADAGLIQMPDTSRAVAGFIVKGPFNDPRSPELIRKMAAAMVPFLNGKSSKTIQD from the coding sequence TTGAAAAGAAATCGCGCCTCACGAAAAGACTCAACATTCACTCGCCCCTTAAAGCTTTGTACCCAACTAGCCTTATTGGGCCTAGGGCTTGGTGTAATAGTCGGCTCTACAATAAGGACTATTGCACTTCAAGAGAAAGATAGCCAATTAATTTCATTAAGCTGGTTTTCACGTAATCAGATATCTTTTCCATCAATTTTTAAATTCGAAGCTATTAATTCTCAAACAAGAGAAAAGAAAATCTTAAAACCAAATCCGTCCCTAAGAAAAACAGAAATAAGCTCTTTAAGTCAGCGGTGGAGAAAACTTGCCAGCAGTGAAAGAGATCTAGAGGCCAGCGGATTCATAATTTTTCTAGATGATAAAAGATTTGCACAGCTATCACCTAATACAGAACTTCCTGCAGCCAGCACAATCAAGATACCGATTTTACTTGTAGCCCTAAAAATGATTGATAAAGGTCAATTAAATTGGAATGAAAAATTGGAATTAAACAAAAGTGTGCTTGGAAGTGGCGCAGGATGGATGGCATACCAACCCCTTGGGAAATTTTTTCCAATACATGAAGTTGCAACTGAAATGATTAGAGTTAGCGACAACACAGCCACAAATCTTCTCATTCAACGAATCGGTGGCATTCAAATTCTTAATCAGCAGTTCAACGAGTTAGGGCTTTATTCAACTGAGGTAAAGAACTTGCTCCCAGACTTAGAAGGAACAAATACTACTAGCGTCAAAGATCTAACACGCGCACTCGCGATCGTTGATGGAGGGGAGGTTCTGAAACCACGAACACGTGATTTATTTAGAGAAGTCATGGGTACATCTAGAACTAACCAATTACTTCCAGGAGGTCTTCTAAGGGGGCTAGGAATTGAGAAAAAAGAAATTGACTACCAACTACTACTAAAGGGTTATAGGGTCTACAACAAAACAGGTGATATCGGAATCACATACGCAGATGCAGGTCTAATCCAAATGCCTGACACCTCCAGAGCTGTCGCAGGGTTCATTGTCAAAGGACCTTTCAATGACCCCCGGTCTCCAGAACTGATTAGGAAAATGGCAGCAGCAATGGTCCCTTTCCTTAACGGAAAAAGCTCAAAGACAATACAGGACTAA
- a CDS encoding SufE family protein: protein MTKASTPSCIENYGSESLNEMIKKLKATSDSRRRYEYVLWLAKKLPTLAEELRIDALKVKGCISQVFVLGQLVEGKLEWQGYSDALITRGLLAFLIQGLSDLTPGEVLAVDTSFIAATGLQSSLTPSRANGFLNIFLAMRAQAKAHSMNI from the coding sequence ATGACTAAGGCCTCCACTCCCTCCTGCATCGAAAACTATGGCAGTGAATCTTTAAATGAAATGATTAAAAAGCTAAAAGCCACTTCTGACTCACGAAGACGATATGAATACGTACTGTGGTTAGCCAAAAAGCTACCTACCCTTGCAGAAGAATTAAGAATAGATGCACTTAAAGTCAAAGGATGCATTTCACAAGTGTTTGTACTTGGGCAGTTAGTAGAAGGAAAGCTTGAATGGCAGGGCTATTCAGATGCTCTAATCACTAGAGGATTACTAGCTTTTCTTATTCAAGGGCTAAGCGACCTCACTCCGGGAGAGGTTTTAGCCGTAGATACTAGTTTTATTGCTGCAACTGGACTTCAGAGCAGCCTTACGCCATCGAGAGCCAATGGATTCCTAAACATTTTCCTGGCAATGCGAGCTCAAGCAAAAGCACATTCAATGAATATCTAA